ACCGGCTATGGATTATTTAGGGGATATTGACTTTGAACCGATATTGGCAAATTTACAAAGCTATGTAAAAGATCAATTAGCAGTAGCAGAACGCTTACAGCATCCTATTTCTTATTATTGGCCAACAGGTAGTTCTTGGATGAGGGAAACGGTAATACCTCAAGTAATTGATAAAGCATTTGTTAGAGCGGAAGATAAATTAGAAGATGTACTAAAACGTTTAAATTTACAAGAAGTAGTTCGTGAACAAGTGGATTCGTTCCCAGTATCGAAACTAGAAGAGCTTGTACTTGGTATTTCCAAGCGTGAATTTAAAATGATTACAGTGCTAGGTGCAGTTCTTGGTGGTTTAATTGGTATTGTGCAAGGTTTAATTGTTTACTTGATTTAGAAAGGGGAAATAAGAATGGTTAATATTTATAATGAAATTAATGCTTTGGAGGCTACTTTCCGTAAAACAGAGGAATTTAAAGCATTGGAAGCAGCAGTCGCTGTAGTGAAGGCAGATGAAGATGCGATAAAGTTATTCCAAAACTTCCGTAAAATTCAGGTGGATTTACAGAAGAAACAAATGGCTGGTGAGGATTTACAAGAAGATGAACTGATTTATGCACAAAAAACTGCTCAGCTTGCGCAACAAAATGAGAAAATTGTAGCGATGCTTGAGGCAGAGATGAAGCTAAGTGGTGTAATCGAAGAAGTAAATCGCATTTTAGTAAAACCGATACAGTCGTTGTATGAAGGCATGTAAGTAAGTCAAAAACTATAGTAGCTGAAAATAGTTGTCGATAGACTGTTACATGTTGCGACGAATAAATAAACGGTTATTTGCACATATAACAAAGTAAGTAGGAAAACGTGTCTCGGCTATTCGAGACACGTTTTCACTTTAGTTAACCGTAGCTTATATTATGGAGGGATTGTCATGCATGTTTTAATTGAATGGGCTTATAAAACACCAAAGGGTGCGGGAACAGTATTAAGGTCAGAGGAAATGCCGGCAGCACAAGCTTTATTGTTGGCAGAAGATATGGAACGGACTGGACGTGTCAAATCACTACAATTTATTGATCGACAGAATACGAACTGGTCTATCAAGGAGCTCAAGGCTTATTTAAAAGAAGTTGAAACAGAACCTCATAATATTACTGTTTATTTTGATGGAGGCTTTGATCGTGCAACGAGACAATCTGGTCTTGGGTGTGCCATTTATTATGAGCAAAATGGTAAGCCTTTTAGGTTAAGAAAAAATGCATTTTCTGCTGAACTGAAATCAAATAATGAGGCCGAATATGCCGCGCTATATTTAGGTTTAGTAGAGCTTGAATTATTAAATGCTCATCATCTACCGATACAGATTGTAGGTGATTCGCAAGTAGTTATTAATCAGCTAACTGGCGAGTGGCCAGCTTTGGAAAAGGATTTGTCAGATTGGGCGGATAAGATCGATGCAAAACTAAGCGAGCTTGGCCTACAAGCAAACTATCAACTAATTTCCAGAAAAGAAAATACTGAAGCGGACAGATTGGCTACACAAGCATTAAACGGTATTGATATTACAGGGTTGAGTGAAATGATAAAGGAATAATACACGAACGTGAGGTGTCAAACTAATGATAGCTCCTAAGACTGAAGATAAGGTCAAAGAAATTTGAAATTGTCTTCAGTCTTTTTATTGACCATACATATTAGATTTCGTGATGTTTTGCGGTAGGAGTCTTTGTGCTTACTTGTCCTATACGAGCTGTTTATTTGTTATATACTTCGGATACTTTTTGGCGAATTGCTGTAAAGTTTGCTTGAAAGGAAATGTATGCATAAAGTTATGAGCTAAACGTAATTCATCAGAATAGAGAAGGGTATGGCGAAAATGTTGTTGAATAAAGTTTCGGGCGTGTTTATAATGCTCGTTGATAGAGATAGCCCCGTACATTTCTTGTTGATTGATAAGATAAATCAAATCACAAAGAACTTTTTGCCCACGATATTTCAGTAATATGGTTACATACAAAGTCTTTTCATCACAGCGTTGTAAATCAAAATGATGGAAAGCTACTTCTAATTGCTCAATGAAGTTAGAAACAGGAGAATACTTGCCTTTAACTAAAACCACTATCAACACCACCTTTTTTAAATTATAAGTAATATTATTTTATATGTCTATCATTAGACGGAATATTCTGTCATTATGGTAGTTTTGCTTATCATGAATAAAATTTGTTAAACTATTGAGGCAATCCATTTATTGAACAGAGTACACTGGAATATTGAAAGAAGAGAGCGAAAACGATGAAAATTATTCAAATAGATCAAAAGTATCCTGAAGATTGGATTCGCGTTTTAAATCATATTGCGAATTTATTTTTTGAGGATTCGAAGTTGAGTACAAATGCACAAGAAGCGGAGATGTCAGTTGCATTCAGTTACCGCGTTGATGCTAATTTTACTGTCTATACAAGCGCGGTATTAGAGGTTGATGATAAACGCTATACAAATGATTACCATATTGAATATGCGACAGAAGCTGTTGGACGTGAGCAAAATATTCGTATGAAACGTGCATTATCGCATGTATTTTTAGATGTGCTTGAGCAACATACGGGGATGCATCAACAATGGGGTATTTTAACAGGTGTCCGTCCTACAAAACTCTATCACAAATTCCGTAAAGCTGGTATGGATGACGCAGCGATTGCGGAAGTGTTAATTCGTGATTTTCGATTGTCAGAGGAAAAGGTAGCATTGTTGAAAAACATTGTTGAACGACAGTTAGTTACAATTCCTGACTTAGACCATATCGGGAAAGAGATTAGCGTTTATATTGGCATTCCGTTCTGCCCAACCAAATGCGCTTATTGTACCTTCCCAGCCTATGCAATTGGTAGTAACCGTAAGCAAGGGCGTGTGACCACGTTTTTAGATGGACTACACATCGAATTACGTGAAATGGGTAAATGGCTGACAGAAAATAACATGAAAATAACTTCTATTTATTGGGGCGGGGGTACACCCACTTCAATCGAAGCACATGAAATGGATGCATTATATCAAACGATGTATGACTCTTTCCCACATCCTGAAACGATTCGTGAGGTAACAGTTGAAGCCGGTCGTCCGGATACGATTACACCAGAAAAATTAGCTGTTTTAAAAAAATGGGGCATTGATCGAATTAGTGTTAATCCGCAGTCTTATACAGATGAAACACTAAAGGCAATTGGACGTCATCATACGGTACAAGAAACGGTTGATAAGTTTTGGTTAGCACGTGAATCCGGTATGAATAATATTAATATGGATTTAATTATTGGCTTGCCGAATGAAGGGACAGAGGAGTTCCGACATTCTTTAGAGGAATCAGCAAAAATGCAACCAGAGTCGTTAACTGTGCACACGCTATCCTTTAAACGTGCTTCAGAAATGACGCGTAATAAAGATAAATATAAAGTAGCTGATCGCGATACGGTAGCAGAAATGATGCAGATGGCACAAGTGTGGACGAAGGAAAATGATTATGTTCCCTATTATCTATACCGTCAAAAAAATATTTTAGGTAATTTAGAAAATGTAGGCTATAGTAAAGCAGGCGAAGAAAGCATTTATAATATTGTCATTATGGAGGAAGTGCAGACGATTTTAGGGATTGGCTGTGGAGCATCTTCTAAATTTGTTCACCCTGAGACAGGGAAGATTACGCAGTTCCATAATCCAAAAGATCCGGCGGCTTATATCATGACGTTTGAAGAAGCCATAGGTAAAAAAATCGAGCTATTAAATGATTTATATCATGCATAAAGAGCAAAGTGTTAGATTGATTGTGAGAATCTAACACTTTTGCTGTTTTAATGTCTACGAATCGCCGCACAACCTTCCTCTAGCTTTTGAATTTATTGTCATTATACTAATTTGTAAGCGCTTAACATTTAGTATTCTATAGGATTGTCTGACTGCTAACAACGAGGTAAATATGAACAGAGTGGGGGTATAAGATGAAAGTCATTATTTGTCCAGATTCTTATAAAGGTACTTTATCTGCATTTGAGGTTGCAAAGGCAATGCAGGCAGGGGTCTTGGATGTAGATCAAGCAATTGAGACAGTTATTTTACCAGTAGCGGATGGAGGAGAGGGTACATTAGAATCACTTATTGCTTCAACGGGCGGGAGATATATTTCAGCAAGTGTACTTGATCCGCTAGGCAGAATGATTAAAGCAAACTATGGAGTGCTTGGGGATGAAGAAACCTGTGTTATTGAGATGGCACAAGCTTCGGGTATTATGCTGTTGCAGGATAGCGAAAAAAATCCTGAGCTAGCATCAACGTATGGCACAGGGCAGTTAATTAAGGCTGCACTGGATAAAGGTTTTCGTCAGTTTATTATCGGTATTGGTGGCAGTGCAACAAACGATGCTGGTATCGGTCTATTACAGGCACTTGGGCTGCAATTTAGGAAAGGTGATGGTTCATCCATTGCTAATGGCGTGTCGGGATTACTAGATTTAGCATCCATTGATAGTAGTCAACTCGATGTACGGTTGTCTGAGGCAACATTTACTATTGCCTGTGATGTGGATAATCCTTTGATTGGAGAGCGCGGAGCTACAGCAATTTTTGGTCCGCAAAAGGGTGTAAAAGAGCATGAAATTGCTTTATTCGATGAGTGTTTAAAACGATTTGCAGATATTGTGGAAAGACAATTTCACATTCGTTTACACGATTATAAAGGAGCTGGTGCGGCAGGAGGCGTTGGTGGCGCATTAATGGCCTTTTTAAATGGCACTTTCCAAGCAGGCATAGATATTGTGTTAGAGGCAGTACAGTTAAAAAGGCATTTGATAGGCGCTCAAATAGTTATTACTGGTGAGGGCAAATCGGATTGTCAAACATTACATGGAAAGGCGCCATTGGGGGTAGCGCTAGCTGCAAAATCAACAAATGCTCATGTTGTGCTATTGTCTGGTGCTATTGATGAAAAGGATAAGCCTGCTTTGCTTGATTTTTTTACCGTTGTGGAATCACTAGTAGATGAATCCACTACTGTTGTGCAGGCAATGCAAGAACCATATCGTTTCATTCGCATGAAAACAAAACAACTAGTAGCGCATTACGTGAAAAATTGAGTGCCAGTCACGCAAACAATTATGATGTTTGTAGGAGCGAGAACTTGCTCAAAAAGCTATGCTAACTATTTTGAAAATATGCTAAAATAAGCGATATGAATGCTTTTTGTTCAAGTAGAAAAGAAGCTAGGAGCTGACACTATGTCAATTAATACAATTATTTTTGATTTGGATGATACGTTGTTATGGGACAAAAAATCTGTTAAAACAGCTTTTGAAAAAACATGTGAATATGCAGCGACAATACATAATGTGGATTCAGCAGCATTAGAGGAAGCCGTACGCAAAGAAGCACGTGCACTTTATGAAGGCTACGAAACATATGATTATACAGTATTAATCGGTATTAACCCTTTTGAAGGGCTTTGGGGAACATTTGATGACCCTACTGATTCTTTTCAAAAAATGAAAAAACTTGTGCCAGGTTATCGTACTGAAGCATGGACAAAGGGTTTAGCGGCACTTGGTATTGACGATGCAAAGTTAGGTGCTGAACTAGGAGAACGCTTTGTAGCCGAACGCAAAGTTTCACCATTTTTATATGAAGATACTTTTACCGTTTTAGATGAGCTAAAAGGCAAATATCAACTGATATTACTAACGAACGGTGCACCAAGTTTACAAAATTTAAAACTTGAAATTACACCTGAAATCGCACCGTACTTCGACCATATCATTATTTCTGGTGATTTTGGTAAAGGAAAACCAGATGCCTCTATTTTTGAGCATGTGATGGAAACGGCGGGCATTACTGCTAGCGATGCTATTATGGTTGGCGATAACTTAAATACGGATATTTTAGGCTCTTCTCGCGTGGGTATGCGCAATGTCTGGATTAACCGTGAAAACAACGAACTAACTGGGAATGTAACACCAACCTTTGAGGTAGATTCGTTAACAGCCCTATTAAAGCTTGTACAAGAGCTTTAATATCTTTACTATTTTTTAAGTACTGATTCTTAAATGGTCAGTACTTTTTTTATGCAAACATATTGCTGTCTAGTAATTTAAATTGTCTGAAAACTAAAAATATACTATGATTGTTAGTAAACTTAAACACTTTAAATCTTCGAATTATCGATCTGGCAACGCTTTTGTGCTCTTCTTTGTTTAATGTCAAGAAAACGCTTACTTATTCGTCTGGGAAATCGTAGTAGTAAGGGAAGATGTGTAGACAGTAAAAACATGATGGGAGAAAACAGCATGTTTATGGGGGTGCCTATTCATGAAAGCAAATCGTTTAGTGTTTGAAAATGCTATAGATATTAATCCACGCTCAGGCATAATAAAATTCAATGGGAATCGAATGATTTTAAAGTCAGCTGAAGCGCTTGGCTTTTTTAGACGTGACATTATTCAAACTTTGAATATGGAGCGTGCAAAAGGTTTTTTATTACGATATGGCTGGGCGTGTGGCTACAGTGCTGGTGGCTCTATCGAGAAAATGTACAACTGGAAAGAATTAAAAGAGTTAATTAGGGCTGGTGCTGCCATTCATACATTAGAGGGCGTTGTCAGTGTACAAATTGATGTATTGGAAATAACTAATGATAAGTTCGAAATGGAAGGGAAATGGTTTCATTCTTACGAGGCAGAGGAACATGTCCGCCATTTTGGTTTTAGTGATGAAAGTGTTTGTTGGACATTAATCGGTTATGTAGCAGGCTTTTTAGCCAAAACGTATCCAAAAGAGATTGTCGTTTTTGAGGAAAAATGCCGGGGGAAATGTGATGATTATTGTAAATTTGTTGTACGGACAAAGGAGCACGCTACTGAAGAACAGTTGGAAATATTACGCTACTTTCAAGATACTTCGTTAGCTGATGAATTAGATAATACATTTAATGAGTTAAAAAGTCTCAATAATTCCATTGTGCATTCAGACACTATTCATAAACAAATGACACATGCAATGCTTGAAGGATATACATTAAACCAGCTGTTATACCTGTTAAGTGATGCGTTACAATGCAGTGTAACTGTGGAACGAAGATACTTAATGAAACCAATTGGTTACTATTTTATGCATGAGGACGATGAACGTCTATATATAGAAGCGAGTCGTAAGAAAAAAGAGTTTCGCCATGAATATGAT
This genomic interval from Lysinibacillus sphaericus contains the following:
- a CDS encoding coproporphyrinogen III oxidase, giving the protein MKIIQIDQKYPEDWIRVLNHIANLFFEDSKLSTNAQEAEMSVAFSYRVDANFTVYTSAVLEVDDKRYTNDYHIEYATEAVGREQNIRMKRALSHVFLDVLEQHTGMHQQWGILTGVRPTKLYHKFRKAGMDDAAIAEVLIRDFRLSEEKVALLKNIVERQLVTIPDLDHIGKEISVYIGIPFCPTKCAYCTFPAYAIGSNRKQGRVTTFLDGLHIELREMGKWLTENNMKITSIYWGGGTPTSIEAHEMDALYQTMYDSFPHPETIREVTVEAGRPDTITPEKLAVLKKWGIDRISVNPQSYTDETLKAIGRHHTVQETVDKFWLARESGMNNINMDLIIGLPNEGTEEFRHSLEESAKMQPESLTVHTLSFKRASEMTRNKDKYKVADRDTVAEMMQMAQVWTKENDYVPYYLYRQKNILGNLENVGYSKAGEESIYNIVIMEEVQTILGIGCGASSKFVHPETGKITQFHNPKDPAAYIMTFEEAIGKKIELLNDLYHA
- a CDS encoding ribonuclease H family protein, with amino-acid sequence MHVLIEWAYKTPKGAGTVLRSEEMPAAQALLLAEDMERTGRVKSLQFIDRQNTNWSIKELKAYLKEVETEPHNITVYFDGGFDRATRQSGLGCAIYYEQNGKPFRLRKNAFSAELKSNNEAEYAALYLGLVELELLNAHHLPIQIVGDSQVVINQLTGEWPALEKDLSDWADKIDAKLSELGLQANYQLISRKENTEADRLATQALNGIDITGLSEMIKE
- a CDS encoding glycerate kinase produces the protein MKVIICPDSYKGTLSAFEVAKAMQAGVLDVDQAIETVILPVADGGEGTLESLIASTGGRYISASVLDPLGRMIKANYGVLGDEETCVIEMAQASGIMLLQDSEKNPELASTYGTGQLIKAALDKGFRQFIIGIGGSATNDAGIGLLQALGLQFRKGDGSSIANGVSGLLDLASIDSSQLDVRLSEATFTIACDVDNPLIGERGATAIFGPQKGVKEHEIALFDECLKRFADIVERQFHIRLHDYKGAGAAGGVGGALMAFLNGTFQAGIDIVLEAVQLKRHLIGAQIVITGEGKSDCQTLHGKAPLGVALAAKSTNAHVVLLSGAIDEKDKPALLDFFTVVESLVDESTTVVQAMQEPYRFIRMKTKQLVAHYVKN
- a CDS encoding YlbF family regulator: MVNIYNEINALEATFRKTEEFKALEAAVAVVKADEDAIKLFQNFRKIQVDLQKKQMAGEDLQEDELIYAQKTAQLAQQNEKIVAMLEAEMKLSGVIEEVNRILVKPIQSLYEGM
- a CDS encoding HAD family hydrolase, encoding MSINTIIFDLDDTLLWDKKSVKTAFEKTCEYAATIHNVDSAALEEAVRKEARALYEGYETYDYTVLIGINPFEGLWGTFDDPTDSFQKMKKLVPGYRTEAWTKGLAALGIDDAKLGAELGERFVAERKVSPFLYEDTFTVLDELKGKYQLILLTNGAPSLQNLKLEITPEIAPYFDHIIISGDFGKGKPDASIFEHVMETAGITASDAIMVGDNLNTDILGSSRVGMRNVWINRENNELTGNVTPTFEVDSLTALLKLVQEL